The DNA window ACACCATGTTGGCGATGATCTGGTGGCGCATCTCGCGGATTTCATCCGCGATGTCGGCGCTCTCCATCACCTCGTGGCGCTGCTCGTAGACGACCTTGCGCTGGTCGTTCATGACGTTGTCGAACTTCAGCAGGTTCTTGCGGACCTCGAAGTGGTGCGCCTCGACCTTCTGCTGCGCCTTTTCCAGCGCCTTGTTGATCCAGGGATGGATGATCGCCTCGCCTTCCTTCAGGCCGAGACGCTGCAGCATGCTGTCCATCCGCTCCGACCCGAAGATGCGCATCAGGTCGTCTTCCAGCGACAGGAAGAATTTCGAGGTGCCGGGGTCGCCCTGGCGGCCGGAGCGGCCGCGCAGCTGGTTGTCGATGCGGCGGCTTTCGTGCCGCTCGGTGCCGACGACATAGAGGCCGCCGGCCTGCTTGACCGCCTCGCGCGCCTCGGCGATCTCGGCCTCGATCTGCTTGATGCGGGCCTCGCGCTCCGGGCCTTCCGGCACGTTGGCCAGTTCGACCTCGATGCGCATCTGGAGGTTGCCGCCCAGCTGGATGTCGGTGCCGCGGCCGGCCATGTTGGTGGCGACCGTCACCGCGCCGGCGCGGCCGGCCTGGGCCACGATGTAGGCTTCCTGTTCGTGGTGGCGGGCGTTCAGGACGTTGTGCGGGATGCCGCGCTTGGTCAGCAGATCCGCCAGCAGCTCCGACTTCTCGATCGAGGTGGTGCCGACCAGCACCGGCTGGCCGCGCTTGCGCGCGTCCTCGATCAGGTCGATCATCGCATGGTATTTCTCGGTCGCGGTGCGATAGACCTCGTCGTCATGGTCGATGCGCTTGACCGGGACGTTGGTCGGGATGTCGACCACCTCCAGCCCGTAGATCTCGCCGAACTCCGCCGCTTCGGTCAGCGCGGTGCCGGTCATGCCGGCCAGCTTCGGGTAGATGCGGAAATAGTTCTGGAAGGTGATGGAGGCCAGCGTCTGGTTCTCGCGCTGGATCGTCACCTTTTCCTTGGCTTCCAGCGCCTGGTGCAGGCCTTCGGAGAAGCGGCGGCCTTCCATCATGCGGCCGGTGAACTCGTCGATGATGACGACCTTGTCGTCCTTGACGATGTAGTCCTTGTCGCGCTGGAACAGCATGTGGGCGCGCAGCGCCTGCTGCGAATGGTGGACCAGCGCCACATTCTGGATGTCGTAGAGCCCGCCCGACTTCAGCAGCCCGGCCTGGCCCAGCAGCTGTTCCATATGCTCCTGGCCGGCTTCGGTGAAGCTGACTGTGCGGTGCTTCTCGTCCTTCTCGTAGTCTTCGGCCACCAGCATCGGGATCAGCCGGTCGACCTGGACATACATCTCGGACGAATCGGTCGAGGGGCCGGAGATGATCAGCGGGGTGCGCGCCTCGTCGATCAGGATCGAGTCGACCTCGTCGACGATGGCGAAGTTGAAGGGCCGCTGGACCAGTTCCTCCAGCCGGAACTTCATGTTGTCGCGCAGATAGTCGAAGCCGAACTCGTTGTTCGTGCCATAGGTGATGTCGGCGGCATAGGCGGCGCGGCGCTCGTCGTCGTCCAGGCCGTGGACGATGCAGCCGGTGGTCAGGCCGAGGAAGCCGTAGACCCGCGCCATCCAGCCGCTGTCGCGCGAGGCGAGATAGTCGTTCACGGTGACGACGTGGACGCCCTTGCCTTCCAGCGCGTTGAGGTAGACGGCCAGCGTGGCGACCAGGGTCTTGCCTTCGCCGGTGCGCATCTCCGCGATCTTGCCGCTGTGCAGCACCATGCCGCCCATCAGCTGCACGTCGAAATGGCGCTGGCCCAGCACGCGCTTGGCCGCCTCGCGCACGGTGGCGAAGGCGTCGGGCAGGATGTCGTCCAGCGTCTCGCCCTTGGCCAGCCGGTCGCGCAGCCAGTCGGTGCGACCCTTCAGCTGGTCGTCGGTCAGCGCCGCGACCGACGGCTCCAGCGCGTTGATCTGAGCCACGGTCTTGTGCAGCGCCTTGACCGCGCGCGTGTTGGCGGTGCCGAAAATCTTGCGGGCGAGAGCGCCGAACATGAAAACCTCGGGAGTGAAGCGGAATGCGGGCCAGTCTATCGACGGGTCTCACATAGGACTATGGCAAGGCCCTGTCAACGAGACCGGGCAGGCGGAGCCTCCCTGCGGCATCGTCGATGGCGCCGCAATGGCACCGCAACGGCGCCACAATGGCGCCACCCGGGCCGTTGCGGGCATGACGGAACGATGAAATCGCGTCCAGAATGCGGGAAGGCGGCTGACGGACGGGTTCGGGGCTGGTATTGCCGGGTGCAGGGCACAGATCGTTGGAGAGGCTCATGGCCGCCGGAACCCCGGTGTGGGATCCAGGCGGGGATCATCCCGGCGGGGGTCCCAAGCGCACCCCTTGCCCCGCGGGGGCCAGCCATGCTTAATCCCTTGCGGAATCGGGCGCGGAGCGGCGGATGGCTCCGATGCCGCAGGCCATGCGAACCGGGGCTCCGATCCATCGGCCGCCCTCTTGTCGCGAAGCATCCGCCGGAAGGAAACAGACACGCCATGGTTCAACGAGTGTTCCGCACCGCGCTCCTGTCGGTTGCCGCCTGTGGCATCGCGCTGGCCGCCAATGCCCAGACGCCGGCTCCCGCCACCCCCGCGCCGGCCACGCCGGCCCCGGCCGCCTCGGCTCCGGCCACGCCTGCCGCTCCGGCCGATCCGGTGGTCGCCCGCGTCAACGGCGAGGAGCTGCACAAGTCGGACGTCTCCCGCATGGTCTCGCAGCTGCCGCCCCAGGTGCAGCAGATGCCGATCGAGATGATCTATCCGGCGGTGATCGACCAGCTGGTCAGCGGCAAGCTGGTCGCCTCGGCCGGCTACAAGGCCGGTCTGGCCGATTCGGCCGAGGTCAAGGACGAGATCAAGCGCGCCGAGGAGCGCGCGGTGCAGCGCGCCTTCATCCAGAAGGAGATCAAGGCCCGCATCACCCCCGACGCGATGCAGAAGGCCTATCAGGACTTCCTGAAGGAGAACCCGGCGCAGGAGGAGGTCAAGGCCGCCCACATCCTGGTCGAGAAGGAAGACGAGGCCAAGGCCATCATCGCCCAGCTGAAGAAGGGCGGCGATTTCGCCAAGCTGGCCAAGGAGAAGTCCAAGGACGCCGCCGCGGCGGCCCAGGGCGGCGACCTCGGCTACTTCACCAAGGACGCGATGGTCGAGCCCTTCGCCAACGCCGCCTTCGCCATGAAGCCGGGCGAGATCAGCAAGGAGCCGGTCAAGACCCAGTTCGGCTATCACATCATCAAGGTCGAGGATAAGCGGACCCAGCCGCAGCCGACGCTGGACGAGGTGAAGCCGCAGCTGGAGCAGACGCTGTCGAAGGACATCGTCACCGCTCTGGTCGAGGAGCTGCGCGGCAAGGCGAAGATCGAGACCTTCCAGCTCGACGGCTCGCCGATGCCGAAGGAAGAGCCGGCCGCCGCCCCGGCCCCGGCCGCTCCCGCCGCTCCGGCGGAGCCGGCGAAGAAGTAAGGTCAGGCGTACAAGCCCCCCCTTGCCCCCTCCCCAACCCTCCCCCGCTTCGCGGGAGAGGGTGCCTTATGGCAGAGCGGCGGCAGTTCCCTCTCCCGCGATCGGACCGGCCTTCGGCCGGCCGAGGGCGGGGGAGGGCTGGGGAGGGGGCCTGAGGCTTTCTCATTCCCACCACGCCACCACCACTCCCCACCACGGGAAACCCCTCCATGGCCACGACCCTTTCTCCCCTGGCTCCCGCAAGCTTCCCGACGTTGCCGCCCATCGCGGGCGTGCGCATCGCCACGGCGAACAGCGGCATCCGATACAAGGGCCGCGACGATCTGCTGCTGGCCGTGCTGGATCCCGGCACCAGCGTGGCGGGCGTGCTGACCCGGTCGCTGACCTGCTCGGCCCCGGTGATCTGGTGCCGCGACAGCCTGCCCAAGGGCTCGGCCCGCGCCGTGGTGGTGAATGCCGGCAACGCCAACGCCTTCACCGGCAAGGCGGGCGACGCCACCGTGCAGGCCACCGTCAGCGCCGCCGCCGATCTGGCGGGCTGCGCCCCGGACGAGGTCTATATCGCCTCGACCGGCGTGATCGGCATCCCGCTGGCCGCCGACGCCATCGGCAAGTGCCTGGCGCCGATGGCCCCGAACCTCGCTGCCGACTCCGCCGCGTGGGAGAAGGCTGCCCGCGCCATCATGACCACCGACACCTTCCCGAAGGGCGCCGTGCGCACCGCCACCATCGGCGGGACGACGGTGACCATCGCCGGCTTCGCCAAGGGCTCCGGCATGATCGCGCCGGACATGGCGACGATGCTGGGCTTCGTCTTCACCGACGCCGCCATCGCCGCCTCCGCTCTGCAGGACATGCTGTCGGAATTCACCGAGCGTACCTTCAACGCCATCACGGTGGACG is part of the Azospirillum lipoferum 4B genome and encodes:
- the secA gene encoding preprotein translocase subunit SecA produces the protein MFGALARKIFGTANTRAVKALHKTVAQINALEPSVAALTDDQLKGRTDWLRDRLAKGETLDDILPDAFATVREAAKRVLGQRHFDVQLMGGMVLHSGKIAEMRTGEGKTLVATLAVYLNALEGKGVHVVTVNDYLASRDSGWMARVYGFLGLTTGCIVHGLDDDERRAAYAADITYGTNNEFGFDYLRDNMKFRLEELVQRPFNFAIVDEVDSILIDEARTPLIISGPSTDSSEMYVQVDRLIPMLVAEDYEKDEKHRTVSFTEAGQEHMEQLLGQAGLLKSGGLYDIQNVALVHHSQQALRAHMLFQRDKDYIVKDDKVVIIDEFTGRMMEGRRFSEGLHQALEAKEKVTIQRENQTLASITFQNYFRIYPKLAGMTGTALTEAAEFGEIYGLEVVDIPTNVPVKRIDHDDEVYRTATEKYHAMIDLIEDARKRGQPVLVGTTSIEKSELLADLLTKRGIPHNVLNARHHEQEAYIVAQAGRAGAVTVATNMAGRGTDIQLGGNLQMRIEVELANVPEGPEREARIKQIEAEIAEAREAVKQAGGLYVVGTERHESRRIDNQLRGRSGRQGDPGTSKFFLSLEDDLMRIFGSERMDSMLQRLGLKEGEAIIHPWINKALEKAQQKVEAHHFEVRKNLLKFDNVMNDQRKVVYEQRHEVMESADIADEIREMRHQIIANMVSTAIPANSYSEQWDIDGLHEGVNRVLGMDLPVHDWAKEEGIAEPEIEERVREAADRKYAEKEEAYGAETMRHVEKSILLQILDQEWKDHLLQLDHLRQGINLRAYAQKDPLNEYKREAFELFDSMLMALREQVTTILMHVEIRMAPSQEELFARQMQEMHEGRMDPALAMAGLGAGEDEALPAGMVRASSLAGTPEDQPLPASVMENTPRNAACPCGSGKKFKHCHGRMA
- a CDS encoding peptidylprolyl isomerase, giving the protein MVQRVFRTALLSVAACGIALAANAQTPAPATPAPATPAPAASAPATPAAPADPVVARVNGEELHKSDVSRMVSQLPPQVQQMPIEMIYPAVIDQLVSGKLVASAGYKAGLADSAEVKDEIKRAEERAVQRAFIQKEIKARITPDAMQKAYQDFLKENPAQEEVKAAHILVEKEDEAKAIIAQLKKGGDFAKLAKEKSKDAAAAAQGGDLGYFTKDAMVEPFANAAFAMKPGEISKEPVKTQFGYHIIKVEDKRTQPQPTLDEVKPQLEQTLSKDIVTALVEELRGKAKIETFQLDGSPMPKEEPAAAPAPAAPAAPAEPAKK
- the argJ gene encoding bifunctional glutamate N-acetyltransferase/amino-acid acetyltransferase ArgJ; this translates as MATTLSPLAPASFPTLPPIAGVRIATANSGIRYKGRDDLLLAVLDPGTSVAGVLTRSLTCSAPVIWCRDSLPKGSARAVVVNAGNANAFTGKAGDATVQATVSAAADLAGCAPDEVYIASTGVIGIPLAADAIGKCLAPMAPNLAADSAAWEKAARAIMTTDTFPKGAVRTATIGGTTVTIAGFAKGSGMIAPDMATMLGFVFTDAAIAASALQDMLSEFTERTFNAITVDGDTSTSDTLLLFATGKAGNAPVSSADAAELAEFRAALEDLLLDLALQVVRDGEGATKFIAITVRGADSDAAAKRIGMTVANSPLVKTAVAGEDANWGRIVAAIGRAGERADRDLIKITVGGTLICADGMEVPGYDETPVAAHMKGKEIDIDVDLGLGKGTAKVWTCDLTHGYIDINGSYRS